In Marasmius oreades isolate 03SP1 chromosome 3, whole genome shotgun sequence, a single window of DNA contains:
- a CDS encoding uncharacterized protein (BUSCO:EOG09265C25), protein MTSRVQKGNAVFRPLAKQRSRPTPAPPSQTSVNNEYLGATSTAPSSPTAPSQPQTVVDQRQQTQAQGPLQRTNTVIPLSTPIGVPLSFSPPAAQTQAPSIVPSSSSHHPTRIQTYPRSTPVSLPSPAPPQIQSSARSWSQTQAPVSNNLVTTQVTNDNSNNNEPSSSEVHSRTTTAAEQSGEQRDASQIVIDGIDDKTTENKRTKRKRTSTATIEETEGEEDGNEMIVDGSEAAEPRTSKKKSRPKAKASSSGTKPKRTTRKSTPDPSSPTDGSSTKTSAWKRTRRSHSQTPSPFDPSTDPGAELDPTLTTMAALCEDTGRGRVSSKAVEILSNHEAWKKERKERRVRLKMMMERKKYGLAEEEEEERRAGKEKELSKVLEQADNGNLLSPAPGLNPEEPANSNGNPDDFDYSQSLQHSRFKVQVRIGPNGETIIDEESLVVDRVEGEQGEGEYEKVIESDMTKFVNSGTYGKRFRGSRWSKEETELFYDALAQYGENYELISYILPGRDRKACKNKFKAEDKRDPGRINQYLNNRIPVDIKTLARMTGKDFSGPTPQISLPPPIRSPEDTSGANAAPEPNSISLAERGRKEKQGNSSASKRSRSRTTVLEDGVEVLGDVDAYAMDD, encoded by the exons ATGACTAGCCGCGTCC AGAAAGGGAACGCGGTATTCAGGCCGCTCGCTAAGCAGCGATCTCGCCCAACACCCGCTCCTCCCAGTCAAACCAGCGTCAATAACGAATATTTGGGAGCGACGAGTACAGCCCCTTCCTCGCCTACAGCACCATCTCAGCCACAGACTGTTGTCGATCAACGACAGCAAACTCAGGCTCAAGGGCCTCTGCAGCGGACGAACACCGTGATTCCATTATCGACGCCCATTGGAGTACCCCTTTCTTTCTCACCGCCAGCAGCTCAAACGCAAGCGCCCTCTATCGTACCCTCCAGCTCATCCCATCATCCAACTCGTATCCAAACATATCCGCGATCAACGCCAGTGTCGCTTCCCTCACCTGCGCCTCCACAAATCCAAAGCAGTGCTCGTTCTTGGTCTCAAACGCAGGCTCCAGTCTCCAATAACTTAGTTACAA CACAAGTGACAAATGACAACTCGAATAATAATGAACCTTCGTCTTCAGAAGTACACTCTCGCACGACCACCGCTGCAGAGCAAAGCGGTGAGCAACGGGATGCAAGCCAGATTGTTATCGACGGTATTGACGACAAAACTACTGAAAACAAAAGGACTAAGCGAAAGAGAACGAGTACGGCAACGATAGAAGAAActgaaggggaagaagatggaAACGAAATGATTGTGGATGGTAGTGAAGCTGCCGAACCTAGAACCTCGAAGAAGAAGTCGAGGCCAAAAGCAAAAGCGTCGTCGTCGGGAACAAAACCGAAAAGGACAACACGTAAATCTACCCCAGATCCATCTTCTCCAACCGACGGGTCTTCGACCAAAACCTCCGCATGGAAAAGAACTCGTCGATCCCATTCCCAGACTCCATCTCCATTTGACCCTTCAACGGATCCCGGAGCAGAGCTCGATCCTACACTTACTACGATGGCGGCTTTATGCGAAGATACTGGCCGAGGGCGGGTTTCAAGCAAGGCAGTGGAAATTTTGAGCAATCATGAAGcatggaagaaggagaggaaggagagaagggtgaggttgaaaatgatgatggagaggaagaaatatGGTTTggcggaagaagaagaagaggagcgAAGAGcaggaaaagagaaggaaCTGAGCAAGGTACTAGAGCAGGCGGATAACGGGAATTTACTTTCTCCCGCTCCCGGGTTGAACCCAGAGGAACCTGCGAACTCGAACGGTAACCCCGACGATTTCGACTATTCGCAATCTCTACAGCATTCACGATTCAAAGTTCAGGTCCGTATCGGGCCTAACGGCGAGACCATCATCGATGAAGAATCGCTTGTTGTAGACCGTGTAGAGGGTGAACAAGGAGAAGGTGAATACGAAAAAGTTATAGAGAGTGATATGACCAAGTTTGTCAACTCCGGGACGTATGGAAAGCGATTTCGGGGAAGCAGATGGAGTaaggaagaaacagagttgtTCTATGAT GCACTTGCTCAGTACGGTGAAAATTATGAACTTATTTCGTACATCCTGCCAGGGAGGGATAGGAAAGCATGCAAAAACAAGTTCAAAGCGGAGGACAAGAGGGATCCTGGTCGTATCAATCAATACTTGAATAATCGGATTCCAGTAG ACATCAAAACTCTTGCACGAATGACAGGCAAGGATTTTTCTGGCCCTACTCCCCagatttctcttcctcctcctatCCGTTCTCCTGAGGATACCTCTGGTGCAAACGCAGCTCCAGAACCCAATTCTATCTCCCTGGCTGAGCGGGGACGGAAGGAGAAACAGGGAAATAGTTCAGCTTCGAAACGTAGTAGGAGTCGAACTACAGTGCTTGAAGATGGGGTAGAAGTTTTGGGTGATGTTGATGCATATGCGATGGATGATTGA
- a CDS encoding uncharacterized protein (MEROPS:MER0004321), whose product MVAYPIPTGERLAKLRELMQKKENDVTAYIVPSEDQHGSEYSAECDERRAFISGFDGSAGLAIVTLKEAFLFTDGRYFLQAGQQLDDNWTLMKQGLPDVPTWQEFLNNNLEEKSRIGLDPTLITFDDSETLSKSLKPRNSSLVSISQNLVDEVWDTQRPPRPKNPIVHLDEKFSGESHTSKLDRVKVAITDPSSSKASYPGAKPLDGASSIRKVLVLTALDDIAWLFNLRGSDIACNPVFFAYAVVHLDDTKPRAILFAQKESLDEGNNLGDTLGVEVEIRPYDEVWTYLKSLSEKLRKEVEGKTDVDKKVVLLSDKSSLAVAEAFGEEIITTAPSPVTALKAIKNPVELEGFRQSHIRDGVALARYFAWLEEALANGKILTEWQGSERLEEFRSQLKSFKGLSFPTISSTGPNGAIIHYHPTSTESAIIKQEQIYLCDSGGLYLESLLSVHADEIFLAQFEDGTTDVTRTWHFGQPTEEEKRAATRVLQGHIAIDTAVFPNGTTGS is encoded by the exons ATGGTAGCATATCCTATTCCCACCGGAGAGCGTCTGGCCAAGCTGCGGGAGTTAAtgcagaagaaagaaaacgatGTGACCGCCTACATCGTACCCAGCGAAGACCAGC ATGGAAGCGAGTACAGTGCTGAATGTGATGAACGAAGGGCATTCATCTCAGGTTTTGATGGCTCTGCAG GACTCGCTATCGTCACCCTCAAAGAGGCATTCCTGTTCACCGATGGCCGATATTTCCTCCAAGCGGGACAGCAGCTTGACGA CAACTGGACGTTGATGAAGCAAGGGCTCCCAG ATGTCCCAACTTGGCAGGAATTCCTGAATAAC AACCTCGAAGAGAAATCGCGAATTGGTCTTGATCCCACCTTGATTACCTTTG ACGACTCGGAAACCCTCTCAAAATCGTTGAAGCCCCGTAACTCTTCACTCGTTTCCATATCTCAGAATCTTGTTGATGAAGTATGGGACACTCAACGTCCCCCGCGCCCCAAGAATCCCATCGTGCATCTTGACGAAAAGTTCTCGGGTGAATCTCATACATCCAAGCTCGACCGGGTGAAAGTAGCCATTACGGATCCCTCAAGTTCAAAAGCAAGTTATCCCGGCGCCAAACCTCTAGATGGAGCAAGCAGTATTCGCAAGGTCCTCGTTCTCACCGCCCTCGATGACATTGCATGGTTATTTAACTTGCGCGGATCTGACATCGCGTGCAACCCTGTGTTCTTTGCCTATGCCGTGGTTCATCTCGATGATACCAAACCGAGGGCCATTTTGTTCGCTCAGAAAGAGAGCCTCGATGAAGGTAACAACTTGGGTGATACACTGGGAGTGGAGGTAGAAATTCGACCCTATGATGAGGTTTGGACCTATCTCAAAAGTCTAAGCGAGAAGCTGAGAAAGGAAGTCGAGGGTAAGACTGATGTGGACAAG AAAGTCGTCTTACTATCGGACAAATCGAGCCTTGCGGTTGCCGAAGCCTTTGGAGAA GAGATTATAACAACTGCGCCCTCGCCTGTAACTGCCTTAAAGGCAATCAAGAATCCCGTCGAGCTTGAGGGTTTCCGACAAAGCCATATCCGAGATGGTGTTGCACTAGCCAGATATTTTGCTTGGCTTGAGGAAGCTCTCGCGAACGGGAAGATCTTGACGGAATGGCAAGGTTCCGAAAGATTGGAGGAGTTCCGCAG CCAACTCAAGTCTTTCAAGGGCCTCAGCTTCCCTACCATATCGTCGACTGGGCCGAACGGAG CTATTATCCATTACCACCCTACTTCCACTGAAAGTGCGATAATTAAACAAGAACAGATTTATCTTTGTGATTCAGGAGGTTTGTACCTTGAGTCATTGCTTTCAGTTCATGCCGATGAGATTTTTTTAGCTCAGTTTGAGGATGGGACCACCGATGTCACGAGAACTTGG CATTTTGGACAACCAACAGAGGAGGAGAAGCGCGCTGCTACCAGGGTTCTTCAGGGGCATATCGCTATTGATACAGCAGTTTTCCCTAATGGAACGACCGGTTCGTGA